One Verrucomicrobiota bacterium genomic window, GACACTCGGCACCCGCTGTCATTTGTGGCATTTTTCCGCTTGTGGCATTTGTGGCATTCTCTGTAGCGTCTTGCTGCTGCTCTATGAAGCCTGCGCCCCGGTTAACCGTTGAGGAGATAAGGGAAGGTCGGGACCGCACCCTAAAGCTCCAGGGTACAGCCGATATTCTCGGTCTGCCTACGCTCCAGGATTTGTTTGCCCGTCTCAGCAAAGAAGACATTCGCCTTCTGGCCATTGACCTGTCCGCGACGGGCTTCATCAACTCACCGGTCTGGGCGGTGATCACGCTTTATGCGCGCCGGCCGTCCAATCCCACCCAGGTGGCTATCGTCGGCATGCCGGATCGCATCCGGGGCTCTTTTGAAATGATGGGGCTGCAGCGGGAACTCCGGACCTACCCGACTTTGGCAGCTGCGCGCCGGGATCTCGGTTTGCAGGCTGAGGAATGATCACCGGCAGGCTCACCTATTCCCGGCTGTTAACCGAACTCGGGGCTTCAGGTGTGCGCACCCTGGTCCGCCCGTCGACGTTGTCGTTAGACGACACGGTTACCCAGATGCGTATGATTGGGGTGGGTGCGGTGCCGACCGCCGGTCTGATCGCCGTCACGGCCGGCTTCATTCTCGCGCTGGTCTTGGAAGTGCAACTGAGCCAGGTCGGAAAAGTCGAAATGGTTCCCAGTTTACTCTGGTTTATCCTGACCGAACAAGTCGTCCCGGTGAGCGTGGCGTTGATCTTCACCGGACGCAGCGTGTCGGCGGTGGCCGCGGAACTCGGCTCGATGCAGGTGTCCGAAGAAGTCAAGGCCCTGTTCACGATGGGCATTGACGTGGTGCCTTACCTGCTGCTCCCGCGTTTTCTGGGTTTCCAGATCATGCTGCCGATCGTGACCTTGTTAGGAATTTACGCATCGCTTTTCGGCGGTTGGTTGCTGTGCGGCCCGGTCCTCCGGATGAGCCTCTCCGATTATGCCTTTTACGCCCTTGACGGCTCACAGTTTTCCAGCGTCCTGGTGGCGCTCGGCAAGAGTGCGTTGTTCGGTTTCATCATTGCAACGATTGCCCTTTACAAGGGGATGAACGTCCGGCATGGCTCCAGAGAGATCAGCGAGGCGACTACCCAGTCGGTCGTGGCTGCGGTCATCATGGTTACCCTGGCCGACGCTGCGGTTACAGCCCTCGAGCTAACCTGACGGAAGCAGGTCCGGGTCAAGGACCCGGACTGATCGATATATTAACCAATCATTTATGTCAGAGGTTGCAGAGCCTGAGGCGGCAACCGGTTCCGGACAGACCGGGCCGCCCATCCTGGAGGTTTCGGATCTCGGCCTTAAGTATCCGAACGGCAGGGAGGTGCTGAATGGGGTCAGCTTTCAGGTCTTTCCGGAAGAAACCTTTGTTATCCTTGGAGGGAGCGGGTGTGGAAAGAGCACGCTGCTGAACATCCTGATCGGCGTATTGCAACCCAGCCGCGGCCAGGTACGGGTTACCGGCCAGGACATTCACCGGTTGCGCCCGGCGGAGCTGAAACCGATTCATCTCCAATGCGGCGTGCTCTTTCAGTCCGGCGCATTGATCGAGTCTTTGTCTCTGCTTGAAAACGTTGGCCTGCCGCTCCGGCAGCATTACCGTTCGGCGGCCGATGACGTGCTTGACGAAACCGCCCGGCTGAAGCTGCGGATGGTCGGGCTGGAAGATCATGCGGGTAAACGGCCGTCCGGAATCAGCGGCGGCATGAAAAAGCGAGCGGCGCTGGCGCGTGCCCTTGCGCTTGACCCGCTGCTGGTCTTTGCCGACGAACCGACTTCCGGCCTCGACCCGGTCAGCACGCAGGAAATTGATGACCTTTTCATCCGGTTGACCCGGCGGATCGGCGCCGCGGCGGTAGTCGTAACCCATGACATCGCCAGTTTTTTCAGAATTGCCAACCGCGCGATCCTGCTCGGTGGCGAACGCGACGGCGAATACCAGGGGCGCGTGATCATGCAAGGGTCTCGGGACGAGTTCAGGGCATCGTCGCATCCGCTGGTCCAACGATTCCTGAACACCGGCCTGGGTGCGCATCCCCTCTCCTGACCAGGTTCAACCAACCTGCCTAACGGTCCGAACACATCACAGTTATGAATGCCGGCAGATCGCGAAAAACCAGACTGGCCTTGATCGTTTTTCTGGGGGCGGCGTTAATCCTGTTCGCCGGGCTGTTCTTCGGCGTGGAAGACAACCCATTCCGCAAACCGCCGTTGGCCTTTTCGATCCGGTTTGATGACGTGACCGGCATCCGGGAGCATTCCCGGGTTTACTTCCTCGGGATTCCGGTCGGCTACGTGACGCGCCTGGACTATGCACCGGGCCCTGGTGCTCCCGCCGTGAAAGTCGACGTGGTCGTGACTCGCAAGCTGCCGATTCCGGCGACGGTCACGGCGCATCTTGAACCCACCCTGCTCGGAGACGCCTCGATCGCCTTGCGGCTTCCGGAGCCCGAGAACAACGCGGCCGGGCAAAAAGCCGGCGTCTCTTCAGAACCTGCGGCGGGCTTTCTGGCGAATGGGTCCGAGATTCGCGGCGAGCGTTCGACCAAGCTCGAAGCCGTGATGCCGGGCTTTGATGCGGCCATGGCCAGACTGGAGACGTTTGCACTCGCGACCGGTGAACGCCTATCCGAAGTCGGGACAATGGTGGACCGCAGCGTTACGAACCTGAACCTGCTCTTTCTGCAAAAGGGTCCGGACGGCCGGACCCCGATTGACAGTTTGGTCGTGACGCTCGAGGAACTCATCAACGGGCCGGAGGGAAAACAGGATGAATCCGTCCGCAGCCAACTCGCGGCCATCGTGACCGATTTGCGGGCGAGCAGCGATAACGTCAAACGGCTTTCCGATTGGCAAGGCAACGATCAGGGCAGCGTCGGCCAACTCCTCCAAACGTTTGAGGATGCCGCCAGGAAAGTCAGGGAAGATGCGCTGGCAGCCCAAAAAGTGATCGCGAAGATGGGACGCACGAGCGATGCGATCTCGCGCGCCAGCAATCAGGTCGACGGTTTGGCGGCAAGAACGGCTCAAACCGTGGATGAGTTTCATAGCCGCCCGCTGCATTTCCTGACCACGACGCACCCGCCGATCCAGCCGAACCAGGCGCCCGCAGCCGTAGGGAGGAAATGACCCGGGGGTATGGCCGACTCCGCTGAACGCAAAGAGATCGCTTACCGGTATCTCATTGATGCCGCCAAGTCGCTGAGCAGCGCTTCGGATGTGGATCAACTCGTCGGCAGCATCCTGGCCTCTTCGCGCGACGTCATGCAGTGCCGGGCCTGCTCGATTTGCCTGCCGGATTGCGTGACCGGAGACCTTCTCATCCGCGGAACTCAACCGGAGTTGCAAGGCCGGATCTTACGGGTGCCCGCCGGCAAAGGTATCGCCGGCCGGGTTTTCAGGACCCGGAAATCGGAAAACACGCTGAACGCCCAACGTGACGCCGATCATTACGCGGGCATCGGCGTCGAGACGCAGACGCCGGCTTACGCCATGTTGACCATCCCGGTCATGGATGCAGGCGTTTGCCACGGCGTGATGCAGGCGCTGAACCCGGCGGATCGCGACCGGTTCGACGATTTCGATGAAGAGGTTTTCATGGCTTTTGGGGCGCTGATTGCCGCCACCCTGACCCGGATGCAGGTGCAGGAGGCGGCAAAGCAGCAGGAACTCGACGCTGCTTACCGGCAGGCCGAGTTGTCCGTCGCGCGACGCGCCCAGAACTCATTCATGCCGCCGGCGCAATTTACCTGCCGCGGGTTGCAGATTCGCGCTTTCCAGGAACAAGCGGCAGAGATCGGGGGAGACTTTTTTACCTATTACGAGTTGGGCGACGGCTCCCTGCTGGTGGCCGTAGGTGACGCGAGTGGAAAAGGGATCCCGGCGGCCCTGGAATCCGCCCGGGTTTGCACGTTGATTGCTCTTAAGATTTCGCTGTGCACGTTCGCCGGGTTTCCGGAGTGGATCGCCGACGTTAACGAAACCCTGCGGCAAACGGCCGAAAGGGCCGGCGCGCTCACCACCCTGGCCGTTCTGCTCGTCGACCGCGACCGCCGCTGGCTCCGAG contains:
- a CDS encoding MCE family protein, which codes for MNAGRSRKTRLALIVFLGAALILFAGLFFGVEDNPFRKPPLAFSIRFDDVTGIREHSRVYFLGIPVGYVTRLDYAPGPGAPAVKVDVVVTRKLPIPATVTAHLEPTLLGDASIALRLPEPENNAAGQKAGVSSEPAAGFLANGSEIRGERSTKLEAVMPGFDAAMARLETFALATGERLSEVGTMVDRSVTNLNLLFLQKGPDGRTPIDSLVVTLEELINGPEGKQDESVRSQLAAIVTDLRASSDNVKRLSDWQGNDQGSVGQLLQTFEDAARKVREDALAAQKVIAKMGRTSDAISRASNQVDGLAARTAQTVDEFHSRPLHFLTTTHPPIQPNQAPAAVGRK
- a CDS encoding SpoIIE family protein phosphatase, producing the protein MADSAERKEIAYRYLIDAAKSLSSASDVDQLVGSILASSRDVMQCRACSICLPDCVTGDLLIRGTQPELQGRILRVPAGKGIAGRVFRTRKSENTLNAQRDADHYAGIGVETQTPAYAMLTIPVMDAGVCHGVMQALNPADRDRFDDFDEEVFMAFGALIAATLTRMQVQEAAKQQELDAAYRQAELSVARRAQNSFMPPAQFTCRGLQIRAFQEQAAEIGGDFFTYYELGDGSLLVAVGDASGKGIPAALESARVCTLIALKISLCTFAGFPEWIADVNETLRQTAERAGALTTLAVLLVDRDRRWLRACSFGQFRPWYFSSSRGWQELDGEISPPLGVPGGDHFAVRTVPFALGRSWLLLTDGFIEAQTATGEQFGERALARSLSESAATGREPLSVLEINWRGFNTASRERDDATALLLTATSDAPPRLLSLELLPDRMADARAFFQAWAEAAGLNENDVYQVVLACDEILTNFYKHAYHGQGGPLRCEAAIGPDGLTFLITHFGEGLSQEEYAERLSRRLPASDPSCGGGYGLPFIRQVFSDVKFESHGRDSTVAVTRRILAPA
- a CDS encoding ATP-binding cassette domain-containing protein encodes the protein MSEVAEPEAATGSGQTGPPILEVSDLGLKYPNGREVLNGVSFQVFPEETFVILGGSGCGKSTLLNILIGVLQPSRGQVRVTGQDIHRLRPAELKPIHLQCGVLFQSGALIESLSLLENVGLPLRQHYRSAADDVLDETARLKLRMVGLEDHAGKRPSGISGGMKKRAALARALALDPLLVFADEPTSGLDPVSTQEIDDLFIRLTRRIGAAAVVVTHDIASFFRIANRAILLGGERDGEYQGRVIMQGSRDEFRASSHPLVQRFLNTGLGAHPLS
- a CDS encoding ABC transporter permease; translated protein: MITGRLTYSRLLTELGASGVRTLVRPSTLSLDDTVTQMRMIGVGAVPTAGLIAVTAGFILALVLEVQLSQVGKVEMVPSLLWFILTEQVVPVSVALIFTGRSVSAVAAELGSMQVSEEVKALFTMGIDVVPYLLLPRFLGFQIMLPIVTLLGIYASLFGGWLLCGPVLRMSLSDYAFYALDGSQFSSVLVALGKSALFGFIIATIALYKGMNVRHGSREISEATTQSVVAAVIMVTLADAAVTALELT
- a CDS encoding STAS domain-containing protein translates to MKPAPRLTVEEIREGRDRTLKLQGTADILGLPTLQDLFARLSKEDIRLLAIDLSATGFINSPVWAVITLYARRPSNPTQVAIVGMPDRIRGSFEMMGLQRELRTYPTLAAARRDLGLQAEE